In Deinococcus maricopensis DSM 21211, one genomic interval encodes:
- a CDS encoding eCIS core domain-containing protein, with protein sequence MQRKTRTRTPQVLDPKPVLQRPVVPAAQAKRTALQRHLNAHTSRPARTQRQAVHPILTAARLHADTERDEHNARAALLARMDALHHALPDGALQAAQQRQVARRAPTARPARPTTPEDWVRVALHAAQHTQDPHHPERSRPLNAAEYTQHTATLHAATQHLVAAFRSDTAPAAVRHATYGERLATLQRHPGSAPISRMVLHLLPTSERPGVQRAMTAAVQRHAAEDTQDAQALELHDLHAHLAALDADHARPLTERIEARRGHGAPLPDDVRRHLELGLNADLSRVRVHTDTAAHTLSKSVHALAFTSGNDIFFRTGTYTPNTRSGLELLAHEVTHTVQQAQGRVTPGIDPDASLETEARDAGARLAQPFPHPRTLFAPPPHAPGVYTPAAALHRAQHGAVQAALHGPFRALQRHADPTVQRWNPLGAVLDKGRELIAQGLTVIPGYRELCAVFGRDLVTGKAMAQNPNAILTALTKFLPAPLRGIAEHLRESNAIPKAWAWLQGELAALNVGGLLPDIANALKSANLGKARDAVTARITRMRSIVSGSATKLAEIALDAVGAGLGPAARQVIAGLKRSGNVLLQVLKNPAAFARNLIQAVTGGFRAFGRSARTHLQNGLGTWLSGSSGFTFPAKLDVAGVFSTVLTVLGLTYQNFRAAMVRKLGREQTALAEQKVDLVRGIARKGLLFADDVKAHSGDVKSTVVDGVKDEVRNTVIVAATQKLVTMFVPGGGFVNALISAFDTVKFLMDKGRDIMAVVSTAVNSVGAIASGNISSAVSGIERSLAGSIPLALNFLSRLLRLGNIGGKVKGVMTRVKSKLDRARDKVMDKIAGLVAKIGKALPGGRTTKALPKGQSVTPDLAAKQKVLNAALTEAGALLSVQGTTPAAVKRALPGIQKRHGLKSLRLINEGGKRYHIHGKLNPEGDTPSVQLEGGPKPTYFVEDHYDFFHGTIEVFAENIRSGGIDLRYATRPMDFGKGFYVTFNKVHAEQMSGRTSKFRTAERDQGRNTYTNAQLAATVLHFKVNTREMLAYSGREFLEANDAWASFVEWHRADKEHHRYDFVYGPAAKTYKPDHDATKPMKFPKFNQISIHSPALAALFHKGLQ encoded by the coding sequence ATGCAGCGCAAAACTCGCACCCGGACCCCGCAGGTTCTGGACCCCAAACCCGTCCTGCAGCGCCCGGTCGTCCCCGCCGCGCAGGCCAAACGCACCGCGCTGCAGCGCCACCTGAACGCCCACACCTCCCGGCCCGCCCGCACGCAACGTCAGGCCGTCCACCCCATCCTGACGGCCGCGCGCCTGCATGCGGACACGGAACGCGACGAGCACAACGCCCGCGCCGCCCTGCTCGCCCGCATGGACGCCCTGCACCACGCCCTGCCCGACGGCGCCCTTCAGGCCGCGCAGCAGCGACAGGTCGCCCGCCGCGCGCCCACCGCCCGCCCTGCGCGCCCCACCACCCCCGAAGACTGGGTGAGGGTTGCCCTGCACGCCGCCCAACACACGCAGGACCCGCACCACCCCGAGCGCTCCCGTCCCCTCAACGCTGCCGAATACACGCAGCACACCGCCACCCTGCACGCGGCCACCCAACATCTCGTCGCCGCCTTCCGGAGTGACACCGCCCCCGCCGCCGTGCGGCACGCCACGTATGGGGAACGCCTCGCCACCCTGCAGCGCCACCCGGGCAGCGCCCCCATCAGCCGCATGGTCCTGCACCTCCTCCCCACCAGCGAACGCCCCGGCGTCCAGCGCGCTATGACGGCCGCCGTGCAACGCCACGCCGCCGAGGACACCCAGGACGCGCAGGCCCTCGAACTCCACGACCTGCACGCCCACCTCGCCGCCCTCGATGCGGACCACGCGCGGCCCCTCACGGAACGCATCGAGGCCCGCCGCGGCCACGGCGCCCCCCTGCCCGACGACGTCCGCCGCCACCTGGAACTGGGCCTGAACGCGGACCTCAGCCGCGTACGCGTCCACACGGACACCGCCGCGCACACACTCTCCAAGAGCGTCCACGCCCTCGCCTTCACCAGTGGCAACGACATCTTCTTCCGCACGGGCACGTACACGCCCAACACGCGCAGTGGCCTGGAACTCCTCGCGCACGAAGTCACGCACACGGTGCAGCAGGCACAGGGCCGGGTCACCCCCGGCATCGACCCGGACGCCAGCCTGGAAACCGAAGCGCGCGACGCGGGCGCACGGCTCGCCCAGCCCTTTCCGCACCCCCGAACGCTTTTCGCACCGCCACCCCACGCACCCGGCGTGTACACGCCCGCCGCGGCCCTGCACCGCGCCCAGCATGGCGCCGTCCAGGCTGCCCTGCACGGGCCGTTCCGAGCCCTCCAACGTCACGCGGACCCCACCGTCCAGCGCTGGAATCCGCTCGGTGCCGTGCTCGACAAAGGCCGCGAACTGATCGCCCAGGGGCTCACCGTCATCCCCGGCTACCGTGAGCTGTGCGCCGTGTTCGGCCGTGACCTCGTCACCGGCAAGGCCATGGCGCAAAACCCGAACGCCATCCTGACCGCCCTTACGAAGTTCTTGCCTGCGCCCCTGCGCGGCATTGCCGAACACCTCCGCGAATCGAACGCCATCCCGAAAGCGTGGGCGTGGCTGCAAGGGGAACTGGCCGCCCTCAACGTCGGCGGCCTGCTGCCCGACATCGCGAACGCCCTGAAGAGCGCCAATCTCGGCAAAGCCCGGGACGCCGTCACCGCCCGCATCACCCGCATGCGCAGCATCGTCAGCGGCAGCGCCACGAAACTCGCCGAGATCGCCCTGGACGCCGTCGGCGCGGGCCTCGGCCCCGCAGCGCGGCAGGTCATCGCTGGCCTCAAACGCAGCGGCAACGTCCTCCTCCAGGTCCTCAAGAACCCCGCCGCGTTCGCCCGCAACCTCATTCAGGCCGTGACCGGCGGGTTCCGTGCGTTCGGGCGTTCTGCCCGAACGCACCTCCAGAACGGCCTCGGGACGTGGCTGAGCGGCTCCAGCGGGTTCACGTTCCCCGCGAAGCTCGATGTGGCGGGCGTTTTCAGCACAGTCTTGACAGTGCTTGGGCTGACCTACCAGAACTTCCGCGCGGCCATGGTCCGTAAACTGGGCCGTGAGCAGACGGCCCTCGCGGAGCAGAAAGTGGACCTGGTCCGAGGCATCGCCCGCAAGGGGCTGCTCTTCGCTGACGACGTCAAAGCCCACAGCGGCGACGTGAAAAGCACCGTCGTTGATGGCGTCAAGGACGAGGTCCGCAATACCGTGATTGTCGCTGCTACGCAGAAGCTCGTCACGATGTTCGTGCCCGGGGGCGGCTTCGTGAACGCCCTGATCAGCGCGTTCGACACCGTCAAGTTCCTGATGGACAAGGGCCGCGACATCATGGCCGTCGTGAGCACCGCCGTGAACAGTGTCGGCGCCATCGCGAGCGGGAATATCAGCAGCGCCGTGAGCGGCATCGAGCGGAGCTTGGCGGGCAGCATTCCCCTCGCCCTGAACTTCCTCAGCCGCCTCCTACGTCTCGGCAATATCGGCGGGAAAGTCAAGGGCGTCATGACGCGCGTGAAGAGCAAACTCGACCGCGCACGCGACAAAGTCATGGACAAGATCGCGGGCCTGGTGGCGAAGATCGGGAAGGCGCTGCCCGGGGGGCGGACTACCAAAGCCCTCCCGAAAGGCCAGAGCGTCACACCGGACCTGGCCGCGAAACAGAAGGTGTTGAATGCGGCACTCACAGAGGCGGGCGCCCTGCTCAGCGTCCAAGGCACGACCCCAGCAGCCGTCAAACGTGCCCTGCCAGGGATTCAGAAACGCCACGGCCTCAAAAGCCTGCGCCTGATCAATGAGGGCGGCAAGAGGTACCACATTCACGGCAAACTGAACCCGGAGGGCGACACGCCCAGCGTCCAACTCGAAGGCGGACCGAAACCGACGTACTTCGTCGAGGACCACTACGATTTCTTCCACGGAACCATTGAGGTGTTCGCAGAGAACATCCGCAGTGGCGGGATCGATCTGCGGTATGCCACCCGCCCCATGGACTTCGGCAAAGGGTTCTATGTGACCTTCAACAAGGTTCACGCCGAGCAGATGTCTGGGCGGACCTCGAAGTTCCGCACAGCCGAGCGCGACCAGGGGCGCAATACCTACACGAACGCGCAGCTGGCGGCCACCGTCCTGCACTTCAAAGTCAACACGCGAGAAATGCTGGCTTACTCAGGCCGCGAGTTCCTTGAGGCGAACGACGCCTGGGCTTCGTTCGTTGAATGGCACCGCGCCGACAAGGAGCATCACCGGTACGATTTCGTCTATGGCCCAGCAGCGAAAACGTACAAACCTGATCATGACGCGACCAAGCCGATGAAGTTCCCGAAATTCAATCAGATTTCCATTCACAGTCCTGCTCTTGCGGCCCTCTTCCATAAGGGACTGCAGTGA
- a CDS encoding ribonuclease HII: MTPDFSLERQHWARGFFRVAGVDEAGRGAWAGPLTVAAVILPATPTDLPFRDSKTLSAAQREALAAEVRRVAVAWAVEFAEADEIDRLNVLGATHAAALRALRRLEVAPQALITDYLRLRTDLPLLAPPRADALSYSVAAASLLAKTERDRRMVELDALHPGYGFAAHKGYGVSAHRAALDRLGVSDEHRRSFGPVARVAQQGQLFAAPE; encoded by the coding sequence GTGACGCCGGACTTCTCGCTGGAGCGGCAGCATTGGGCGCGCGGGTTCTTCCGCGTGGCCGGCGTGGATGAGGCGGGGCGAGGCGCGTGGGCGGGCCCGCTGACGGTCGCAGCCGTGATCCTGCCGGCGACGCCCACGGACCTGCCGTTCCGGGACAGCAAGACGCTCAGTGCGGCGCAGCGCGAGGCGCTCGCGGCGGAGGTGCGCCGCGTGGCGGTCGCGTGGGCGGTGGAGTTCGCGGAAGCGGACGAGATCGACCGGCTCAACGTGCTCGGGGCGACGCACGCGGCGGCGTTGCGGGCGCTGCGGCGGCTGGAGGTGGCGCCGCAGGCGCTGATCACGGACTACCTGCGGCTCCGGACGGACCTGCCGCTGCTGGCCCCGCCCCGGGCGGACGCGCTGAGTTACAGCGTGGCCGCCGCGAGCCTGCTGGCGAAGACCGAACGGGACCGGCGCATGGTGGAGCTGGACGCGCTGCATCCGGGGTACGGGTTCGCGGCGCACAAGGGGTACGGCGTGAGCGCGCACCGCGCCGCCCTGGATCGCCTGGGCGTGAGCGATGAGCACCGCCGGAGTTTCGGGCCGGTGGCGCGCGTGGCGCAGCAGGGTCAGCTGTTCGCGGCCCCGGAGTAG
- a CDS encoding substrate-binding periplasmic protein: protein MKHLRFALPVLLLATSSALALPLTSIQKAGVLRLATAGDNVPYTSEVNGKFEGFEVDLANLIAAELGVKPQWERVSRDRLLGGLADDRFDLAVSSLGITSTRENKVDFTQPMYCASVVIISRDAAIQKHTDLEGKTVGVPAGSLLQSYIQKLPFPKKTLVYGSGKEIVTAMLSGAIDAAPVYRLAGLAALKAYPKANFHVGPVLWSVPTGIALAEDNTALRDAVNVALTKLQNDGRYEKLSRKYFGENIRCG, encoded by the coding sequence ATGAAGCACCTGCGTTTCGCCCTGCCCGTCCTGCTGCTCGCCACCTCGTCCGCGCTGGCGCTGCCGCTCACGTCCATTCAGAAAGCCGGCGTGCTCCGTCTCGCCACTGCCGGCGACAACGTACCGTACACCTCGGAGGTGAACGGCAAGTTCGAAGGGTTCGAGGTCGACCTCGCGAACCTGATCGCCGCGGAACTCGGCGTGAAGCCGCAGTGGGAGCGCGTGAGCCGCGATCGCCTGCTGGGCGGCCTCGCGGATGACCGGTTCGACCTGGCGGTGTCGTCGCTGGGTATCACGAGCACCCGTGAGAACAAGGTGGACTTCACGCAGCCGATGTACTGCGCGTCCGTGGTCATCATCAGTCGGGACGCCGCCATCCAGAAGCACACGGACCTCGAAGGCAAGACGGTCGGCGTGCCCGCCGGGTCGCTGCTGCAGTCGTACATCCAGAAGCTGCCGTTCCCGAAAAAGACCCTGGTGTACGGGAGCGGCAAGGAGATCGTGACGGCCATGCTGAGCGGCGCTATCGACGCGGCGCCCGTGTACCGCCTGGCGGGCCTGGCGGCGCTGAAGGCGTACCCGAAGGCGAACTTCCACGTGGGGCCGGTGCTGTGGTCCGTGCCGACCGGCATTGCCCTCGCGGAGGACAACACCGCCCTGCGCGACGCCGTGAACGTCGCCCTGACGAAACTTCAGAACGACGGGCGGTACGAGAAGCTCTCCCGCAAGTACTTCGGCGAGAACATTCGCTGCGGCTGA
- a CDS encoding TlpA family protein disulfide reductase: MLSTLVALTALQVAPPLRVRDDAGRARLVKPTTRPLLLSFWATWCPPCREELPRLAEAARGGRVQVLAVNYGESPAQVRAYLKRAGLGALPVAFAGPAELNAWPLPGLPASALVDTRGALKAVQYGPLGAAQLKRWLDALPR, from the coding sequence ATGCTGTCGACCCTGGTGGCCCTCACCGCCCTGCAGGTCGCGCCGCCCCTGCGCGTCCGCGACGACGCCGGCCGCGCGCGCCTCGTCAAACCCACCACGCGCCCCCTCCTGCTGAGCTTCTGGGCGACGTGGTGCCCACCCTGCCGCGAGGAACTCCCGCGCCTCGCCGAAGCGGCGCGAGGCGGACGCGTGCAGGTCCTCGCCGTGAATTACGGCGAGTCGCCCGCGCAGGTGCGCGCGTACCTGAAGCGCGCGGGCCTTGGAGCGCTGCCGGTGGCCTTCGCCGGCCCCGCAGAACTGAACGCGTGGCCGCTGCCCGGCCTGCCCGCCAGCGCCCTCGTGGACACACGCGGCGCCCTCAAGGCCGTGCAGTACGGCCCGCTGGGCGCCGCGCAGCTGAAACGCTGGCTGGACGCCCTCCCCCGCTGA
- a CDS encoding alkaline phosphatase has product MKPFLTLLTATLALSGLASAADLKIYPYDGAHVLAGQRFDLRVEAGSVKGAGDATVTLDGQPVGNLVRSSAGDGKAEWTLRGTSLPSGNHTLQVTFKDDSGTSTAQAAWTADAPTTGPAKKVILFIGDGMGWNTVRAAELIAKGYNPANGMPRGRLAMEEGLGGMATVTTSSYDSFLADSANTASSIASGQKIAVNALNVYPDNTPDTLDNPRIETITEILKRTRGAGVGLVTNAYGADATPAAFGAHTFKRGDYAAIVDQYFKGAASPDVLLMGGSRDFIPQSAPGSRRKDNTDWITDSQKLGFTLATTRAELNAAKGSKLLGLFNYDNLNYYLDRAQYQDPKVLGDFKDQPYLWEMTQKAVATLDQNPNGYFLMVEGGLIDKAEHPLDWQRGVFDVLELDKAVAWAKDYARTHPDTLVLVTADHAHSISTFGGYDTTMGAGNREAVGTYQDAKFPTYGDKLDANGIPMVNTPRTLAVGFAATPDYCETFVSRSVFKDPSVSDGQGGYVPNPDICGETGAYFRIGNLPKSANQGVHTADPLPLFAFGAGAGNFMGLMDQTDIFFQIARAMGVDATKTK; this is encoded by the coding sequence ATGAAACCGTTCCTCACCCTGCTCACCGCAACCCTCGCCCTCAGTGGCCTCGCGAGTGCCGCCGACCTCAAAATCTACCCGTACGACGGCGCGCATGTCCTCGCCGGCCAGCGCTTCGACCTGCGCGTCGAAGCGGGCAGCGTCAAAGGCGCCGGGGACGCCACCGTCACCCTCGACGGCCAGCCCGTCGGGAACCTCGTGCGCAGCAGCGCCGGCGACGGCAAAGCGGAATGGACCCTGCGCGGCACCAGCCTCCCCAGCGGCAACCACACCCTCCAGGTGACCTTCAAGGACGACAGCGGCACCAGCACCGCCCAGGCCGCCTGGACCGCCGACGCGCCCACCACCGGCCCCGCCAAGAAAGTCATCTTGTTCATCGGGGACGGCATGGGCTGGAACACCGTCCGCGCCGCCGAACTCATCGCCAAGGGCTACAACCCCGCCAACGGCATGCCCCGCGGGCGCCTCGCCATGGAAGAAGGCCTGGGCGGCATGGCGACCGTCACGACCAGCAGCTACGACAGCTTCCTCGCGGACAGCGCCAACACGGCGTCCAGCATCGCCAGCGGCCAGAAGATCGCTGTGAACGCCCTGAACGTCTACCCGGACAACACCCCCGACACGCTCGACAACCCCCGCATCGAGACCATCACCGAAATCCTCAAGCGCACCCGCGGCGCCGGCGTCGGCCTCGTCACCAACGCGTACGGCGCGGACGCCACGCCCGCCGCGTTCGGCGCGCACACCTTCAAGCGCGGCGACTACGCCGCCATCGTCGACCAGTACTTCAAGGGCGCCGCCAGCCCCGACGTGCTCCTGATGGGCGGCAGCCGCGACTTCATTCCGCAGAGCGCCCCCGGCTCCCGCCGCAAGGACAACACCGACTGGATCACCGACAGCCAGAAGCTCGGCTTCACGCTCGCCACCACCCGCGCGGAACTGAACGCCGCGAAGGGCAGCAAACTCCTCGGCCTGTTCAACTACGACAACCTCAACTACTACCTCGACCGCGCGCAGTACCAGGACCCCAAAGTCCTCGGGGACTTCAAGGACCAGCCGTACCTCTGGGAGATGACCCAGAAGGCCGTCGCCACCCTTGACCAGAACCCCAACGGCTACTTCCTGATGGTCGAAGGCGGCCTGATCGACAAAGCCGAACACCCCCTCGACTGGCAGCGCGGCGTGTTCGACGTCCTCGAACTCGACAAGGCCGTCGCGTGGGCCAAGGATTACGCCCGCACGCACCCCGACACGCTCGTGCTCGTGACCGCTGACCACGCGCACTCCATCAGCACCTTCGGCGGGTACGACACCACCATGGGCGCCGGCAACCGCGAAGCGGTCGGCACCTACCAGGACGCCAAGTTCCCCACGTACGGCGACAAGCTCGACGCGAACGGCATCCCCATGGTGAACACCCCCCGCACGCTCGCGGTCGGCTTCGCCGCCACGCCCGACTACTGCGAGACCTTCGTGAGCCGCAGCGTCTTCAAGGACCCGTCCGTCAGCGACGGCCAGGGCGGCTACGTCCCCAACCCCGATATCTGCGGTGAAACCGGCGCGTATTTCCGCATCGGCAACCTCCCCAAGAGCGCGAACCAGGGCGTCCACACCGCCGACCCCCTGCCGCTCTTCGCGTTCGGCGCGGGCGCCGGCAACTTCATGGGCCTGATGGACCAGACCGACATCTTCTTCCAGATTGCGCGCGCCATGGGCGTCGACGCCACCAAAACCAAGTAA
- a CDS encoding ABC transporter ATP-binding protein, producing the protein MSAADLLVRGVTHAYGADVTLTYPDFTARAGEHLAITGPSGAGKTTLLHFIAGLLTPTSGDVTYGHTRVNALSEAARDAYRARTVGYVFQDFHLMPGYTALENVMLGLGLAGVRGARARDAARAALTRLGLGERAHHTPRQLSTGERQRVALARAVAHGPGLLLADEPTAHLDRARATQALTLLQDTARDLGATLIVVSHDPLVIDAFARHLHVGDRAAPALTAVVA; encoded by the coding sequence GTGAGCGCCGCGGACCTCCTCGTTCGGGGCGTCACGCACGCGTACGGCGCCGACGTCACCCTGACGTACCCGGACTTCACCGCCCGCGCCGGCGAGCACCTCGCCATCACCGGCCCGAGCGGCGCGGGGAAGACGACGCTGCTACACTTCATCGCGGGCCTGCTCACGCCCACGAGCGGCGACGTCACGTACGGTCACACGCGCGTGAACGCGCTCAGTGAAGCCGCCCGCGACGCGTACCGCGCGCGCACCGTCGGGTACGTCTTCCAGGACTTCCACCTCATGCCCGGCTACACCGCCCTGGAGAACGTCATGCTCGGCCTCGGCCTCGCCGGCGTCCGCGGCGCCCGCGCCCGCGACGCGGCCCGCGCCGCCCTCACGCGCCTCGGCCTGGGTGAGCGGGCGCACCACACGCCCCGCCAGCTCTCCACCGGCGAGCGGCAGCGCGTCGCGCTCGCCCGCGCGGTCGCGCACGGCCCGGGCCTGCTGCTCGCGGATGAACCGACGGCGCACCTCGACCGTGCGCGCGCCACGCAGGCCCTCACGCTCCTGCAGGACACCGCCCGTGACCTCGGCGCGACCCTGATCGTCGTCTCGCACGACCCGCTCGTCATTGACGCGTTCGCTCGGCACCTTCACGTCGGCGACCGCGCCGCGCCCGCACTCACGGCGGTGGTCGCATGA
- a CDS encoding ABC transporter permease: MTLWVTLRNLRVRGLATLITTFAVALAVATALIVPLVTRQVERGAQDAAQVFDLLVTAKGSPTQAVLSSLFYLDVPIGNIPYAQYEHLRDDPRTARAVPLGFGDNYHGLPVVGTNAAFFDQRLKPGAPLYFRVARGRLFRAPFEVVLGPAAAQQAGLRLGSTFKSAHGLEEHEGVEEEEHDAAYTVVGILAPTGGPADRAVFTSIESLWQIHGQLAPASRGVTAVLYTARALGDLYAVAQRVNARPDTQAVFPGQVFAQVRGFVLQGQAAYAALGVLMLLLAALTIWLSVHAAGLERARTVALLRALGAGRRTVFGVVLLETAVTVLVGLTAGVLLALLLGHLGGGVLAARLGFTLPAPNLDAPLLARVAWLLPIGLLAALPPALGAARAHPTRHL; this comes from the coding sequence ATGACCCTGTGGGTCACCCTGCGGAACCTGCGCGTGCGCGGCCTCGCCACGCTCATCACCACGTTCGCCGTCGCGCTCGCTGTCGCCACCGCCCTGATCGTTCCGCTCGTCACCCGCCAGGTGGAACGCGGCGCGCAGGACGCCGCGCAGGTCTTCGACCTGCTCGTCACCGCCAAGGGCAGCCCCACCCAGGCGGTTCTCAGCAGCCTCTTCTACCTTGACGTGCCCATCGGCAACATCCCGTACGCGCAGTACGAGCACCTGCGGGACGACCCGCGCACCGCGCGCGCCGTGCCGCTCGGCTTCGGCGACAACTACCACGGCTTGCCCGTCGTCGGCACGAACGCCGCGTTCTTCGACCAGCGCCTCAAGCCCGGCGCGCCCCTGTACTTCCGCGTGGCCCGCGGCCGCCTGTTCCGCGCACCCTTCGAGGTCGTGCTCGGGCCGGCGGCCGCGCAGCAGGCCGGGCTGCGCCTCGGCAGCACCTTCAAGAGCGCCCACGGCCTCGAGGAGCACGAGGGCGTCGAGGAGGAGGAGCACGATGCGGCGTACACCGTCGTCGGCATCCTCGCGCCCACCGGCGGGCCCGCCGACCGCGCGGTGTTCACGTCCATCGAGAGCCTCTGGCAGATTCACGGGCAGCTCGCGCCCGCCTCGCGCGGCGTCACGGCGGTGCTGTACACCGCCCGCGCGCTCGGCGACCTGTACGCCGTCGCGCAGCGCGTGAACGCCCGTCCGGACACGCAGGCCGTGTTCCCCGGTCAGGTGTTCGCGCAGGTGCGCGGCTTCGTGCTGCAGGGTCAGGCCGCCTACGCCGCCCTCGGCGTACTGATGCTGCTGCTCGCGGCCCTCACCATCTGGCTGAGCGTGCACGCTGCCGGGCTGGAGCGCGCGCGCACGGTCGCGCTGCTGCGCGCCCTCGGCGCGGGCCGCCGCACCGTGTTCGGCGTGGTGCTGCTCGAAACGGCCGTCACGGTCCTCGTGGGCCTCACGGCAGGCGTGCTGCTCGCGTTGCTGCTCGGGCACCTCGGCGGTGGCGTGCTCGCCGCGCGGCTCGGCTTCACGCTCCCCGCACCGAACCTCGACGCGCCCCTGCTCGCGCGCGTCGCGTGGCTGCTCCCCATCGGCCTGCTCGCCGCCTTACCGCCCGCGCTCGGCGCGGCCCGCGCGCACCCCACCCGCCACCTGTAA